The proteins below are encoded in one region of Metallibacterium scheffleri:
- a CDS encoding pilus assembly protein N-terminal domain-containing protein: protein MNRLTRSLALVLASTWSTMLCAQAAPEPMRAETIHLYNGEVKILPVYNVRRVAVGNGKLLSVTNLPKQLIMIGTGVGDTNMLLWNKRGDVRAYNIDVSAENTPQVAANLRATLGGIPGLHIESRGGQVVLSGDITPEDAKRVAAVTQNLKSGVVNLTHAANVDMKRMVYLDVQVVDFKKSVLKNLGINWQQAMAGPALGVVGSAIDNPYYHIGDLTQGGQISNQMVGPGGTLTGLPNQMPFSRYFGITTSLSSVINLAVQNGDAYIMANPQLSTRSGGDATFLAGGEVPIPVSSALGQTTVTYKNYGVQLNIKPVADRFGNIEASVDTEVSQIDPSVIVDGFPGFLTRKTSSVVNVKSGQTIVMSGLVQATGSNTLNKFPWLGDVPILGALFRDTNFQSSRDELVIFVTPEVINPDSPVNHEMINRGVHIARQFNASDMGKPVWMPGFGVGPGSHMPNPNPPKPVHGKVMPVSPPAPTLTPAQTQPMAAPIVPAPAVTQPLHESAPKPAGMPAGKHVWIIGKDNKQPAEPAPASSSGGGMTDVPVAMVVPRLAQLLSGWSKAPTFPVMRFAGPLHMHVAMAPVLLPIVTTAPRFAMMLPHSALAPWSPNAQGHQLAVALLTPPKQPAVASIRQVLADLGLESEHLHPLRLLTLASTVYLPMSGASIL from the coding sequence ATGAACCGACTGACCCGTTCCCTGGCCCTCGTGCTCGCCAGCACCTGGAGCACGATGCTTTGCGCCCAGGCCGCGCCCGAGCCGATGCGCGCCGAAACCATCCATTTGTACAACGGCGAGGTGAAGATCCTGCCGGTCTATAACGTGCGCCGTGTCGCCGTGGGCAACGGCAAGCTGCTGTCGGTGACCAATCTGCCCAAGCAGTTGATCATGATCGGTACCGGCGTCGGTGACACCAACATGCTGTTGTGGAACAAGCGTGGTGACGTGCGTGCCTACAACATCGACGTCAGCGCCGAAAACACGCCGCAAGTCGCCGCCAATCTGCGCGCGACGCTGGGCGGTATCCCCGGCCTGCACATCGAGTCTCGCGGTGGTCAGGTCGTGCTCAGTGGTGACATCACGCCAGAAGACGCCAAACGTGTCGCCGCCGTGACGCAGAACCTCAAGAGTGGCGTGGTCAATCTGACCCATGCGGCTAACGTCGACATGAAGCGCATGGTGTACTTGGACGTACAGGTCGTGGACTTCAAGAAATCGGTACTGAAGAACCTCGGCATCAATTGGCAACAGGCCATGGCCGGGCCGGCGCTGGGCGTGGTCGGCAGCGCCATCGACAATCCCTACTACCACATCGGCGACCTGACCCAGGGTGGCCAGATCAGCAACCAGATGGTGGGTCCGGGGGGCACACTGACCGGTTTGCCCAACCAGATGCCGTTCTCGCGTTACTTCGGTATCACCACCTCGCTGAGTTCGGTGATCAATCTGGCGGTGCAGAACGGTGATGCCTACATCATGGCCAACCCGCAACTGAGCACGCGCAGCGGCGGCGATGCCACCTTCCTCGCCGGCGGCGAGGTGCCGATTCCGGTGTCCAGCGCGTTGGGCCAGACCACGGTGACTTACAAGAACTACGGCGTGCAGCTCAACATCAAGCCGGTGGCGGATCGTTTCGGCAACATCGAGGCCAGCGTGGATACCGAGGTCAGCCAGATCGATCCGTCGGTGATCGTCGATGGTTTCCCGGGTTTTCTCACGCGCAAGACCAGCTCGGTGGTCAACGTCAAGAGCGGCCAGACCATCGTCATGTCCGGTCTGGTGCAGGCCACCGGCTCGAACACACTGAACAAGTTTCCATGGCTAGGTGACGTGCCCATCCTGGGTGCGCTGTTCCGCGATACCAACTTCCAGTCCAGCCGCGACGAGCTGGTGATTTTCGTTACGCCCGAGGTGATCAACCCGGATTCGCCGGTCAACCACGAGATGATCAACCGCGGCGTGCACATCGCGCGTCAATTCAATGCCAGCGACATGGGCAAGCCGGTGTGGATGCCGGGTTTCGGCGTTGGCCCTGGCTCGCATATGCCCAATCCCAACCCGCCCAAGCCCGTGCATGGCAAGGTGATGCCGGTGTCGCCACCCGCGCCCACTTTGACCCCGGCGCAGACACAGCCGATGGCCGCGCCCATCGTCCCTGCTCCCGCGGTGACGCAACCGCTGCATGAGTCCGCGCCCAAGCCAGCGGGCATGCCTGCGGGCAAGCACGTGTGGATCATCGGCAAGGATAACAAGCAGCCCGCTGAGCCGGCCCCGGCCAGCAGCAGTGGCGGTGGCATGACAGATGTGCCGGTAGCGATGGTGGTGCCGCGATTGGCCCAGCTGCTGTCTGGCTGGTCAAAAGCTCCGACATTCCCCGTGATGCGTTTCGCGGGGCCTTTGCACATGCATGTTGCGATGGCGCCGGTGCTGTTGCCGATCGTGACCACCGCGCCACGCTTTGCGATGATGTTGCCTCACTCCGCGCTAGCACCGTGGTCGCCGAATGCGCAAGGGCATCAGCTTGCCGTGGCCCTGTTGACACCACCAAAGCAACCTGCTGTAGCGAGCATTCGCCAAGTACTTGCTGACTTGGGGCTGGAGAGCGAGCACTTGCATCCCCTGCGCTTGCTCACGCTTGCCTCGACGGTTTATTTGCCGATGTCGGGCGCATCGATTCTCTGA
- a CDS encoding ATPase, T2SS/T4P/T4SS family, giving the protein MFKVTVTTRGKTSQVTCNAPVCLIGKSDENLVVLQGWAVQRKHAAILRQDDQLFVREEGGAPTLLNGLRVSGVQGPLAPGDVVEIGSYKISAEMVRGDSMPTATREAVQMTTSGGAGAARAIAESAREPAAAANAARSAKPEANGTGTRLGGDAKQIFSTLRLIHERVIARLDFRRIDVTKFGETELRNKTRELIEEIIEEDPSIVGKLSRDMLVEAAVNEAVGLGPLESLLADDTVSEIMVNRYDQIFVERAGKLQESEIVFSSDQAVQSAIERIVAPLGRRIDESSPMVDGRLKDGSRVNAVIPPLSLKGPSLTIRKFSKRKLVSQDMVNYGSATMDMMDFLKLAVEQRKNVLISGGTGSGKTTLLNILSNFIPSDERVVTVEDAAELKLSQPNLVSLEARPANVEGKGLVSIRDLVRNCLRMRPDRIVVGECRGGEALDMLQAMNTGHDGSLTTVHANAPRDTLARLEVMVLMAGMDLPVAAIRQQIASAIDLIVQQQRMSDGSRKITHISEVTGMENGVIQLQDLFLFKQHGYDDDHKIRGEYTPTGRIPEFYEDLAARGIDVDRSVFFRKEESRG; this is encoded by the coding sequence ATGTTCAAAGTCACCGTCACCACGCGCGGCAAGACCAGCCAGGTCACCTGCAATGCGCCGGTTTGCCTGATTGGCAAGTCCGATGAGAATCTGGTCGTGCTGCAGGGCTGGGCGGTGCAGCGCAAGCACGCCGCCATCCTCAGGCAGGACGACCAGTTGTTCGTGCGCGAGGAAGGCGGTGCACCGACCCTGCTCAATGGTTTGCGGGTATCCGGTGTGCAGGGCCCGCTGGCGCCGGGTGACGTGGTCGAGATCGGCTCCTACAAAATCAGCGCCGAGATGGTGCGTGGCGACAGCATGCCCACGGCCACGCGCGAGGCGGTGCAGATGACCACCAGCGGTGGCGCCGGCGCGGCCAGGGCGATTGCCGAATCAGCGCGTGAGCCTGCTGCCGCGGCCAATGCGGCGCGTTCGGCAAAGCCTGAGGCCAACGGTACGGGCACGCGGCTGGGTGGCGATGCTAAGCAGATCTTCAGCACTTTGCGTCTGATCCACGAGCGCGTGATCGCGCGTCTGGATTTCCGCCGCATCGATGTAACCAAGTTCGGCGAGACGGAATTGCGCAACAAGACGCGCGAGCTGATCGAGGAGATCATCGAGGAAGACCCCAGCATCGTCGGCAAGCTCAGCCGCGATATGTTGGTCGAGGCCGCGGTCAACGAGGCCGTGGGCCTGGGCCCGCTGGAGAGCTTGCTGGCCGATGACACGGTCAGCGAAATCATGGTCAACCGCTACGACCAGATCTTCGTGGAGCGCGCGGGCAAGCTGCAGGAGTCCGAGATCGTGTTCTCCAGCGACCAGGCGGTGCAGTCCGCGATCGAGCGCATCGTCGCGCCGCTGGGCCGGCGCATCGACGAGTCCTCGCCCATGGTCGATGGCCGCCTGAAGGACGGGTCGCGCGTCAACGCGGTGATCCCGCCGCTGTCGCTGAAAGGCCCGTCGCTGACCATCCGCAAGTTTTCCAAGCGCAAACTGGTGTCGCAGGACATGGTGAATTACGGCTCGGCCACCATGGACATGATGGATTTTCTCAAGCTGGCGGTGGAGCAGCGCAAGAACGTGCTGATCTCTGGCGGCACCGGCTCGGGCAAGACCACGCTGCTCAACATCCTGTCGAATTTCATCCCGAGCGACGAGCGCGTGGTGACGGTGGAGGACGCCGCCGAGCTCAAGCTGAGCCAGCCCAATCTGGTTTCGCTGGAAGCGCGCCCGGCCAATGTCGAGGGCAAGGGTCTGGTGTCGATCCGCGATCTGGTGCGCAACTGCCTGCGCATGCGCCCGGATCGCATCGTGGTCGGCGAGTGCCGCGGCGGCGAGGCACTGGACATGCTGCAGGCGATGAACACCGGCCACGATGGTTCGCTGACCACGGTGCACGCCAACGCACCGCGCGACACGCTGGCGCGCCTGGAGGTGATGGTGTTGATGGCGGGCATGGACTTGCCGGTGGCCGCGATCCGCCAGCAGATCGCCTCGGCCATCGACCTGATCGTGCAGCAGCAGCGCATGTCCGATGGCTCGCGCAAGATCACCCACATCAGCGAGGTGACCGGCATGGAAAACGGCGTGATCCAGCTGCAGGACCTGTTCCTGTTCAAGCAGCACGGGTACGACGACGACCACAAGATCCGCGGCGAATACACGCCGACCGGGCGCATCCCAGAGTTCTACGAGGATCTGGCCGCGCGCGGCATCGATGTGGATCGCTCGGTGTTCTTCCGCAAAGAGGAGTCGCGCGGATGA
- a CDS encoding type II secretion system F family protein, which translates to MNMMLVLLIITVLFAVGMLGFVASNWLGAMAGKRVDKLKATAEKDLGDLFIFMDYRKLVYVNIAAFLFVPVVVWVVTLNPILAAISLLLPILAPKLIVNFIRKRRMEKFRYQFPDALVMISSSMRAGASLSVALENLVRESKAPLNQEFALMLRNQRLGVSFDDALIKMEERIPLQEFSLFSAGTRISREVGGNLADMLDALADTMFKTMQTEGKIKSLTSQGKMQGIVMSGLPLLMMFALNILEPVAMHPLFHSLLGWAVLALIAVMEFMGYMFIRKITDIDV; encoded by the coding sequence ATGAACATGATGCTGGTGCTGCTGATCATCACCGTGCTGTTCGCGGTGGGCATGCTCGGCTTCGTGGCATCCAACTGGCTGGGCGCGATGGCCGGCAAGCGCGTGGACAAGCTCAAGGCCACCGCCGAGAAGGATCTCGGCGACCTGTTCATCTTCATGGATTACAGGAAGCTGGTCTACGTCAACATCGCGGCATTCCTGTTCGTGCCGGTAGTGGTGTGGGTGGTCACGCTGAACCCGATCCTGGCGGCGATCAGCCTGTTGCTGCCGATCCTCGCGCCCAAGCTGATCGTGAATTTCATCCGCAAGCGGCGCATGGAGAAGTTCCGCTACCAGTTTCCGGATGCGCTGGTGATGATCTCCAGCTCGATGCGCGCCGGTGCCTCGCTGTCGGTGGCGCTGGAGAATCTGGTGCGCGAGTCGAAGGCGCCGTTGAACCAGGAGTTCGCGTTGATGCTGCGCAACCAGCGTCTGGGCGTCAGTTTCGATGATGCGCTGATCAAGATGGAGGAACGCATCCCGCTGCAGGAGTTCAGCCTGTTCTCGGCCGGCACGCGCATCTCGCGCGAGGTCGGCGGCAACCTCGCCGACATGCTCGACGCGCTGGCCGACACCATGTTCAAGACCATGCAGACCGAGGGCAAGATCAAGAGCCTCACCTCGCAGGGCAAGATGCAGGGCATCGTCATGTCGGGCCTGCCGCTGCTGATGATGTTCGCACTCAATATCCTCGAGCCGGTGGCGATGCATCCGCTGTTCCACAGCCTGCTGGGCTGGGCGGTGCTGGCGCTGATCGCGGTGATGGAATTCATGGGCTACATGTTCATCCGCAAGATCACGGACATCGACGTATGA
- a CDS encoding type II secretion system F family protein, whose protein sequence is MNLDLIMLLGLVLVVGGTVVLIVWALAGLGWQMPEEDRGYLDPLPPLLRPIWPLVRFFSHYIGSRVPTALLERAYQQIARAGANYMFTAEEFYSLRILGALLAGGLLWLAVHRMGAGLSVPIGVFGLLLGFFYPSIWLNRRNTTRRKSILKQLPMFLDYIILGVEAGMNFTGALGQTVDKGPVGPLRQEFFLVLRDVRAGLSRSDALRRMEERLMIPEISSFVSAIIQAEQVGASMGKILRLQADRRRSERFQRAEKLAMEAPVKLIFPLVVFIFPTTFIILAFPIFMMVKQQGL, encoded by the coding sequence ATGAATCTCGATCTGATCATGCTGCTCGGGCTGGTGCTGGTGGTTGGCGGCACCGTGGTGCTGATCGTGTGGGCGCTGGCCGGACTGGGCTGGCAGATGCCCGAGGAGGACCGCGGCTATCTGGACCCGCTGCCGCCGCTGTTGCGGCCGATCTGGCCGCTGGTGCGTTTCTTCAGCCACTACATCGGGTCGCGTGTGCCCACCGCGTTGCTGGAACGTGCGTACCAGCAGATCGCGCGCGCAGGCGCCAACTACATGTTCACCGCCGAGGAGTTTTATTCGCTGCGCATCCTCGGGGCGCTGCTTGCCGGCGGCTTGCTGTGGCTGGCGGTGCATCGCATGGGCGCGGGCCTGAGCGTGCCGATCGGCGTGTTTGGCCTGTTGCTGGGATTTTTCTATCCCTCGATCTGGCTCAACCGGCGCAATACCACGCGGCGCAAGAGCATCCTCAAGCAGCTGCCGATGTTCCTCGATTACATCATTCTTGGCGTCGAGGCTGGCATGAACTTCACCGGCGCGCTGGGGCAGACGGTGGACAAGGGTCCGGTGGGTCCGCTGCGCCAGGAGTTTTTCCTCGTGCTGCGCGATGTGCGCGCGGGCCTGTCGCGCTCGGATGCGCTGCGGCGCATGGAAGAGCGCCTGATGATCCCGGAGATCAGTTCGTTCGTGTCGGCGATCATCCAGGCCGAGCAGGTCGGCGCGAGCATGGGCAAGATCCTGCGTCTGCAGGCCGACCGCCGCCGCAGCGAACGCTTCCAGCGCGCCGAGAAGCTGGCCATGGAAGCGCCGGTCAAACTGATTTTTCCGCTGGTGGTGTTCATTTTTCCGACCACCTTCATCATCCTCGCGTTTCCCATCTTCATGATGGTCAAGCAGCAGGGCCTGTGA
- a CDS encoding DUF192 domain-containing protein — MRAGTLIATDSGNTLAAVRRCEGSLERMRGLLWRPALVPGQGLLIAPCNSVHTIGMRYAIDVVFLDRDGRVLKVCPALKPLRMAMARGARQVIELAAGEASRLGLLPKRVVRWQETLTA; from the coding sequence ATGCGCGCCGGCACGCTCATCGCCACCGACAGCGGCAACACGCTGGCCGCGGTACGGCGTTGCGAGGGATCGCTGGAGCGCATGCGCGGCCTGCTGTGGCGTCCCGCGCTGGTGCCCGGGCAGGGGCTGCTGATCGCGCCGTGCAACTCGGTGCATACCATCGGCATGCGCTACGCCATCGACGTGGTGTTTCTCGATCGCGACGGCCGCGTGCTCAAGGTGTGCCCGGCGCTGAAGCCGCTGCGCATGGCCATGGCGCGCGGCGCGCGTCAGGTGATCGAGCTGGCGGCGGGCGAGGCCTCGCGCCTAGGCTTGCTGCCGAAGCGCGTGGTGCGCTGGCAGGAGACCCTCACGGCATGA
- a CDS encoding TadE/TadG family type IV pilus assembly protein — MRPAQRMTRAHVRGQSMVEFIVILPTLLLLTLGIIQFAQIYIAKNTLDLAAFEGVRAGTLHNASTKWIDCGIAQGLMPLYGSSDTLNTVKTGWLEAECQVGIGPTRFLAAYSDAFADVKPPPALLGGSGKSVIDLQILNPTAATFKDFGEIGLSTKEEIPNDRLMWRSTDVGPASGEDIQDANLLMIRVQYCYPMDVLFIKQIVQGLAIGANKMINNQTTFGTACYTSGGVPLVAQTTMLMQSPAKQSLL, encoded by the coding sequence ATGAGGCCGGCGCAGCGTATGACCCGCGCGCACGTGCGCGGGCAGTCGATGGTCGAGTTCATCGTGATCCTGCCGACGCTGCTGCTGTTGACGCTGGGCATCATCCAATTCGCGCAGATCTACATCGCCAAGAACACGCTGGATCTGGCGGCGTTCGAGGGCGTGCGCGCAGGGACATTGCATAACGCCAGCACGAAGTGGATCGATTGCGGTATCGCGCAAGGCTTGATGCCACTGTATGGCAGCAGCGACACGCTCAATACCGTGAAGACCGGCTGGCTGGAAGCGGAGTGTCAGGTTGGTATCGGACCCACGCGCTTTCTGGCTGCATACAGTGATGCCTTTGCTGACGTCAAGCCGCCGCCCGCATTACTGGGTGGAAGCGGCAAGTCGGTCATCGATCTGCAGATCCTCAATCCCACTGCGGCAACGTTCAAGGATTTCGGCGAAATTGGCCTCAGTACGAAGGAGGAAATCCCCAACGACCGCTTGATGTGGCGCTCGACGGATGTCGGGCCAGCGTCCGGAGAGGACATCCAGGATGCCAATTTGCTGATGATCCGCGTGCAGTACTGCTATCCGATGGACGTTTTATTCATCAAGCAGATCGTGCAGGGTCTCGCGATAGGCGCCAACAAGATGATCAACAATCAGACGACGTTCGGCACAGCTTGCTACACCTCGGGCGGCGTGCCTCTGGTGGCGCAAACCACCATGCTGATGCAATCACCTGCGAAACAATCACTGTTGTAG
- a CDS encoding response regulator transcription factor: MPEGAVAIAMSPALIVDDDQRMRARMRGLLGRCLGDEVVVLEADCLAAARTVVEHTALALSLIDVGLPDGSGIDFVGWLRERQPQAALLVVSAYSEEDTVLAALRNGAIGYLLKEREDAELLQSLRSIQHGGAPIDPFVARRILALWSQTTAHTPEARPAPVASDASAVAEDALTEREREILTLVARGYSNREIAELMALSRFTVEDYTKRIYRKLAVNSRTAAVFEAQSLGLLS; encoded by the coding sequence GTGCCAGAGGGTGCCGTCGCCATCGCCATGAGCCCGGCGCTGATCGTCGATGACGATCAGCGCATGCGCGCGCGCATGCGCGGACTGCTTGGTCGGTGCCTGGGCGACGAGGTCGTGGTGCTGGAAGCCGATTGCCTGGCCGCGGCGCGCACCGTGGTCGAGCACACGGCCTTGGCACTAAGCCTGATCGATGTCGGCCTGCCCGATGGCAGCGGCATCGATTTCGTTGGCTGGCTGCGCGAGCGCCAGCCGCAGGCCGCGCTGTTGGTCGTATCCGCCTACAGCGAGGAGGACACCGTGCTCGCCGCGCTGCGCAATGGCGCGATCGGTTATCTGCTCAAGGAGCGCGAGGACGCCGAGCTGCTGCAGTCGCTGCGCAGCATCCAGCATGGCGGCGCGCCGATCGACCCGTTCGTGGCGCGGCGCATTCTGGCGTTGTGGTCGCAAACCACCGCGCACACCCCCGAGGCGCGGCCCGCGCCCGTTGCCAGCGACGCATCCGCCGTGGCCGAGGATGCGCTGACCGAGCGCGAGCGCGAGATCCTCACCCTGGTCGCGCGCGGCTACAGCAATCGCGAGATCGCCGAACTGATGGCGCTGTCGCGTTTCACCGTCGAGGATTACACCAAGCGCATCTACCGCAAGCTCGCGGTGAACTCGCGCACTGCAGCGGTATTCGAGGCGCAGAGTCTGGGGTTGCTGTCCTGA
- a CDS encoding sensor histidine kinase: MQQGGAIPWVRALLALGLVFLALPVCAAPATPVVPLPQVSAHVVLRLAHAEAVPTGWDSATPPASGWTPVHLTDLWTTQWSRHNGVVWYRLRWNQSDARQPIGLLLDYVCLADAVYVNGSLIHRDPHLREPLSRSWIKPHYFLLDAPLLRAGENTLLVRVSGLAAYAPGLGVVRVGDPRVLHVRYARGVWLRRDMRIFDLTTDIVLATLFGLLWLMRRKDTLYGWFALASLSGAVYGWNFVANSPWPFASTDAWMAVHTAMHMVMAASFALFLLRYGDVRWPRVERFLLIVAALALACALALPHWFGPWRVIWQIPAMITLYAAILGFIIHALRSRRAELLIPALFLILPVLAAVHDNLVQAGVIKGETFLSDLTSPVTLVGVSFVLAYRFVVAMRRVERFNLELAQEVGAATDQLRATLQREQVLGVANARIHERLNLVRDLHDGFGGSLLGAIAELESGPDDPVRNATAQMLRDLRDDLRLLIDTSTHANDCDLAELLAPLRHRNTQRLERAGIASEWHCEGLDGLRLGAVRSLDVLRLLQEALTNVIRHSGATRVQISMQRAGARLQVEVRDDGRGFAAASLPSHFGAGLASLRARAARLGGMLEIHSEPGRGVCVRCAFAI, from the coding sequence ATGCAGCAGGGGGGCGCGATACCGTGGGTGCGCGCGTTGCTGGCGCTTGGCCTGGTGTTTCTTGCGTTGCCGGTGTGCGCGGCGCCTGCGACCCCAGTCGTGCCGCTACCGCAGGTTTCCGCGCATGTGGTGCTGCGCCTCGCGCACGCCGAGGCCGTGCCCACGGGATGGGACTCCGCGACGCCGCCCGCAAGCGGCTGGACACCGGTGCATCTGACAGATCTGTGGACCACGCAATGGTCGCGACACAACGGCGTGGTCTGGTATCGCCTGCGCTGGAATCAAAGCGATGCGCGCCAGCCCATCGGCCTGCTGCTGGACTATGTGTGCCTGGCCGATGCCGTGTACGTCAACGGCAGCCTGATCCACCGCGATCCGCATCTGCGCGAACCGCTGTCGCGCAGCTGGATCAAGCCGCACTATTTTCTGCTGGACGCGCCACTGCTGCGCGCAGGTGAAAACACCCTGCTGGTGCGCGTGTCCGGGTTGGCGGCCTACGCGCCGGGCCTGGGCGTGGTCCGTGTCGGCGATCCGCGCGTGCTGCATGTGCGCTATGCGCGCGGTGTCTGGTTGCGCCGCGATATGCGCATTTTCGACTTGACCACCGATATCGTGTTGGCAACGCTGTTCGGGCTGCTCTGGCTGATGCGGCGCAAGGACACCTTGTATGGTTGGTTCGCGCTGGCCTCGCTATCGGGTGCAGTCTACGGTTGGAATTTCGTGGCCAATTCGCCCTGGCCATTCGCCAGTACGGATGCATGGATGGCGGTGCATACCGCCATGCACATGGTCATGGCCGCGAGCTTCGCGCTGTTCTTGCTGCGCTATGGCGATGTTCGCTGGCCAAGGGTCGAACGTTTTCTGCTGATTGTCGCGGCGCTTGCATTGGCCTGCGCGCTCGCGTTGCCACACTGGTTCGGGCCTTGGCGCGTGATTTGGCAGATACCCGCCATGATCACCCTGTACGCCGCGATCCTGGGTTTCATCATCCATGCGTTGCGTTCGCGCCGCGCCGAATTGCTGATACCGGCGCTTTTTTTGATCCTTCCCGTCCTTGCCGCGGTCCACGACAACCTCGTGCAGGCGGGTGTCATCAAGGGCGAGACTTTTTTATCCGACTTGACCTCGCCGGTGACTCTGGTCGGTGTCAGCTTCGTTCTGGCCTATCGCTTTGTGGTAGCCATGCGGCGCGTTGAGCGCTTCAATCTCGAACTTGCGCAGGAGGTTGGCGCCGCGACCGACCAACTGCGCGCCACGCTGCAACGTGAGCAGGTGCTGGGTGTGGCCAACGCACGTATCCATGAGCGCCTGAATCTGGTGCGCGATTTGCACGATGGTTTCGGCGGCAGCCTGCTCGGTGCCATCGCCGAACTGGAGTCCGGCCCGGATGACCCCGTACGCAATGCCACTGCGCAAATGCTGCGTGATTTGCGCGACGATCTGCGTCTGCTGATCGACACCTCCACCCACGCCAATGATTGTGATCTGGCGGAGCTGCTGGCGCCCTTGCGCCATCGCAACACGCAGCGACTCGAACGAGCCGGTATCGCCAGTGAATGGCACTGCGAAGGCCTGGATGGACTCAGGCTGGGTGCCGTGCGCAGTCTCGATGTGCTGCGTTTGTTGCAGGAAGCGCTGACCAACGTGATCAGGCACAGCGGCGCCACTCGTGTGCAGATCAGCATGCAGCGCGCCGGTGCGCGTTTGCAGGTCGAGGTGCGCGACGATGGTCGTGGTTTCGCTGCCGCGTCGTTACCGTCACACTTCGGCGCGGGGCTTGCCAGTTTGCGCGCGCGCGCCGCGCGCCTCGGTGGCATGCTGGAAATCCACAGCGAACCGGGACGCGGCGTGTGCGTGCGTTGCGCGTTCGCGATCTGA
- the rfaE1 gene encoding D-glycero-beta-D-manno-heptose-7-phosphate kinase produces the protein MQQDWRRRVGAARILVVGDVMLDRYWFGAVERISPEAPVPVARVQREQDRLGGAANAALNVTSLGAQATLLSVVGTDEPGRRLQQLLAESSIRSALHEDAGLRTTLKLRVIARQQQLLRMDFETTPDHELLAVQGARYAAELPGHDAVLFSDYGKGGLAHVGEMVQAARAAGRSVLVDPKGRDYSRYAGATLITPNRAEFSEVAGDWRDEAELESRAQRLREDLHLQAVLVTRAEEGMTLFSAAGRLHVPAAAREVFDVSGAGDTVIATLAALLGAGAGLEDAVRAANRAAGIVVGKQGTASVSAAELWPGE, from the coding sequence ATGCAGCAGGACTGGCGCCGTCGCGTGGGCGCGGCACGCATACTGGTGGTTGGCGATGTCATGCTGGACCGCTACTGGTTCGGCGCGGTCGAGCGCATCTCGCCCGAGGCGCCGGTGCCGGTGGCGCGCGTGCAGCGCGAGCAAGATCGCCTCGGCGGCGCGGCCAACGCCGCGCTCAATGTCACCAGCCTCGGCGCGCAGGCCACGCTGTTGTCGGTGGTCGGCACGGACGAGCCCGGCCGGCGCCTGCAACAGTTGCTGGCCGAGTCATCGATCCGCAGCGCGCTGCACGAGGATGCGGGTCTGCGCACCACGCTCAAGCTGCGCGTGATCGCGCGCCAGCAGCAACTGCTGCGCATGGATTTTGAAACCACGCCCGACCACGAGCTGCTGGCCGTGCAGGGTGCGCGCTACGCGGCCGAGCTGCCCGGGCATGATGCGGTGCTGTTTTCCGATTACGGCAAGGGCGGCCTGGCGCACGTGGGCGAGATGGTGCAGGCCGCGCGCGCGGCCGGGCGCAGCGTGCTGGTCGATCCCAAGGGGCGCGACTACTCGCGCTACGCCGGCGCCACGCTGATCACGCCCAACCGCGCCGAGTTCAGCGAGGTTGCCGGCGATTGGCGCGACGAGGCCGAACTGGAGTCGCGCGCGCAACGCCTGCGCGAGGATCTGCATCTGCAGGCCGTGCTGGTCACGCGCGCCGAGGAAGGCATGACGCTGTTCAGCGCTGCCGGCCGCCTGCACGTGCCCGCCGCCGCGCGCGAGGTGTTTGATGTGTCCGGCGCGGGCGATACCGTGATCGCCACGCTGGCCGCGCTGCTGGGCGCCGGCGCCGGCCTGGAAGACGCCGTGCGCGCCGCCAACCGTGCCGCCGGCATCGTGGTCGGCAAGCAAGGCACCGCCAGTGTCAGCGCCGCGGAACTGTGGCCCGGGGAGTAA